Proteins from a genomic interval of Nocardia sp. BMG51109:
- a CDS encoding helix-turn-helix transcriptional regulator, which translates to MVESGVTPDPDLMRALRALANPMRLQLLSWLRDPERNFPMERAIADPHEVGICVSHIQEKAGLAQSTVSAYLAELERAGLVRSTRVGKWTHYKRDEQRIAELVAALGHTL; encoded by the coding sequence ATGGTGGAAAGTGGCGTCACACCGGACCCGGATCTGATGCGGGCCCTGCGGGCGCTGGCGAATCCGATGCGGCTGCAACTGCTTTCGTGGCTGCGCGACCCCGAGCGGAACTTTCCGATGGAGCGGGCGATCGCCGACCCGCACGAGGTGGGGATCTGCGTCAGCCACATCCAGGAGAAGGCCGGCCTGGCGCAGTCGACGGTCTCGGCGTACCTGGCGGAACTCGAGCGGGCGGGCCTGGTGCGATCGACGCGGGTCGGCAAGTGGACCCACTACAAACGCGACGAACAGCGCATCGCCGAACTCGTCGCCGCACTGGGCCACACCCTCTGA
- a CDS encoding MaoC family dehydratase N-terminal domain-containing protein, whose amino-acid sequence MGSASVDVPHVASNERLRSRNTFTVDAARIRDYARAVGNDDSIHLDAGAAAARGFGALVAPPTFATMVWMRAEEETLAALVPGFHIGRILHADRTLDILRPLLAGDRVGCDVHFESFRHYRDYDIVSMTTTLRDQPGQIVTVGSSTLLVHTQRLSARGAGPIGYERGLELVPARHRPRTAGPGDHLPIRHRGVAVTRSPQPVIDFTGLRVGSELPVRRHALASADVMHHASVVGRPGGLVADDRAPAPPPVAATPGMLSLGLAAGYLSSWLGDPTAVTKYRVQYAPKMHYLPVGTAEPTPVEFRGRVTWLNPVRRTATVVIEATAKGRKLFGYATAEARFA is encoded by the coding sequence ATGGGAAGCGCATCCGTCGACGTCCCGCACGTGGCATCGAACGAACGACTGCGTTCGCGCAACACCTTCACGGTGGACGCCGCCCGCATCCGCGACTACGCGCGGGCGGTCGGCAACGACGACAGCATCCATCTGGATGCCGGCGCTGCCGCTGCCCGCGGCTTCGGCGCCCTGGTGGCGCCGCCGACCTTCGCCACCATGGTGTGGATGCGGGCGGAGGAGGAGACCCTGGCCGCCCTGGTGCCGGGCTTCCACATCGGCCGCATCCTGCACGCCGACCGCACCCTGGACATCCTGCGCCCGTTGCTGGCGGGCGACCGGGTCGGCTGCGATGTGCATTTCGAGTCGTTCCGGCACTACCGCGACTACGACATCGTCTCGATGACGACCACCCTGCGCGATCAACCGGGGCAGATCGTGACGGTCGGCAGCTCCACGCTGCTGGTGCACACGCAGCGGCTCTCCGCGCGCGGCGCCGGACCGATCGGCTACGAGCGCGGGCTAGAACTCGTTCCGGCCCGGCACCGGCCGCGCACCGCCGGTCCCGGCGACCATCTGCCGATCCGGCATCGGGGTGTGGCGGTGACCCGTTCGCCGCAGCCGGTGATCGACTTCACCGGCCTGCGGGTCGGTTCCGAACTCCCGGTCCGGCGGCACGCCCTCGCTTCCGCCGACGTGATGCACCACGCCAGCGTGGTCGGCCGGCCGGGCGGGCTCGTCGCCGACGACCGGGCGCCGGCGCCCCCGCCGGTCGCCGCGACACCCGGCATGCTCAGCCTCGGCCTGGCCGCCGGATACCTCTCGTCCTGGCTGGGCGACCCGACCGCCGTGACGAAGTACCGGGTGCAGTACGCGCCCAAGATGCACTACCTGCCGGTCGGCACCGCCGAACCCACGCCCGTCGAATTCCGCGGCCGGGTCACCTGGCTGAACCCGGTCCGCCGCACCGCCACCGTCGTCATCGAGGCAACGGCCAAGGGCCGCAAGCTGTTCGGCTACGCCACCGCCGAGGCCCGCTTCGCCTGA
- a CDS encoding AarF/ABC1/UbiB kinase family protein codes for MSEIVRRPSSRNAKLAKIPLGIAGRAAVGFGRRLAGGDRTEISADLNQKAAEQLFAVLGELKGGAMKFGQALSVMEAAVPEEFGEPYRDALTRLQAAAPPMPIADVHRVLDQQLGTGWRKRFASFDDEPAASASIGQVHKAQWSDGRTVAVKVQYPGADEALRADLKTLNRMTGMIGSVIPGADVKPILAEITERTEEELDYRTEAANQRAFAKGFDGHPRFVVPKVVAGAPKVLVTEWLDGEPVSAIIKRGQEDPQGTVELRNRVAGLMGEFHFSSPSVVGKLHADPHPGNFMMLADGRLAVIDFGACAPLPNGFPPILGQMVALAVEERFDELTELMYSHGFVIPGRTITHREIADYLRPFTDPIQTESFHFTRKWMQRVAGKATDLSRPEVKTGMSLQLPPEYVMIFRVLGGSIGICAQLDAEVPFMKLMQDWVPGYTEYRTAG; via the coding sequence GTGTCTGAGATTGTGCGTCGTCCCTCGTCCCGGAATGCCAAGCTGGCCAAGATCCCGCTCGGGATCGCCGGCCGGGCCGCGGTGGGATTCGGGCGCAGGCTCGCGGGCGGCGACCGGACCGAGATCAGTGCCGACCTGAACCAGAAGGCCGCCGAGCAGCTGTTCGCCGTGCTCGGTGAGCTCAAGGGCGGCGCGATGAAATTCGGCCAGGCGCTGTCGGTGATGGAGGCCGCCGTCCCGGAGGAGTTCGGCGAGCCCTACCGCGACGCGCTGACCCGGCTGCAGGCCGCCGCCCCGCCGATGCCCATCGCCGACGTGCACCGGGTGCTGGATCAGCAGCTGGGCACGGGCTGGCGCAAGCGGTTCGCCTCCTTCGACGACGAGCCGGCCGCCTCGGCCAGCATCGGCCAGGTGCACAAGGCACAGTGGTCCGACGGCCGCACCGTCGCCGTGAAGGTGCAGTATCCGGGCGCCGACGAGGCGCTGCGCGCCGACCTGAAGACGCTGAACCGGATGACGGGCATGATCGGCTCGGTCATCCCCGGCGCCGACGTGAAACCGATCCTCGCCGAGATCACCGAGCGCACGGAGGAGGAGCTCGACTACCGCACCGAGGCCGCCAATCAGCGCGCCTTCGCCAAGGGCTTCGACGGCCACCCGCGGTTCGTGGTGCCGAAGGTGGTGGCCGGGGCGCCCAAGGTGCTCGTCACCGAATGGCTGGACGGCGAACCGGTTTCGGCCATCATCAAGCGGGGCCAGGAGGATCCGCAGGGAACCGTCGAGCTACGCAACCGGGTCGCCGGGCTGATGGGCGAGTTCCATTTCTCCTCCCCCTCGGTGGTCGGCAAGCTGCACGCCGACCCGCATCCGGGCAACTTCATGATGCTCGCCGACGGCCGCCTGGCGGTCATCGACTTCGGCGCGTGCGCGCCACTGCCGAACGGGTTCCCGCCCATTCTCGGGCAGATGGTGGCCCTGGCGGTCGAGGAGCGCTTCGACGAGCTGACCGAGTTGATGTATTCCCACGGATTCGTCATCCCCGGCCGCACCATCACCCATCGGGAGATCGCCGACTACCTGCGTCCGTTCACCGATCCCATCCAGACCGAATCGTTCCACTTCACCCGCAAGTGGATGCAGCGCGTCGCCGGCAAGGCCACCGACCTCAGCCGTCCCGAGGTGAAAACCGGTATGTCCCTGCAACTTCCGCCGGAGTACGTGATGATCTTCCGCGTGCTCGGCGGCTCGATCGGGATCTGCGCACAACTCGACGCCGAGGTGCCGTTCATGAAGCTGATGCAGGACTGGGTTCCCGGTTACACCGAATACCGAACCGCCGGTTGA
- a CDS encoding WhiB family transcriptional regulator codes for MTCCPTVAPTSRNRGVTLNLPCRVGDPDLWFAESPAQLEEAKALCATCPIRKGCLAAALDRGEPWGVWGGEIFDQGVVIARKRPRGRPRKVAVA; via the coding sequence GTGACATGCTGCCCGACCGTGGCCCCGACCTCCCGCAACCGGGGAGTTACCCTCAACCTGCCCTGCCGGGTCGGCGACCCCGACCTGTGGTTCGCCGAGAGCCCGGCACAGCTGGAGGAGGCGAAGGCCCTGTGCGCCACCTGCCCCATCCGCAAGGGTTGCCTTGCCGCCGCGCTGGACCGCGGCGAGCCCTGGGGCGTGTGGGGCGGTGAGATCTTCGACCAGGGTGTCGTGATCGCCCGCAAGCGGCCCCGCGGCCGCCCGCGCAAGGTCGCAGTGGCGTAA
- a CDS encoding ATP-dependent DNA helicase UvrD2 produces MEPVPASTTPPALRLDGLDPEQAAAVTAPRGPVCVLAGAGTGKTRTITHRIAHLVSAGHVRADQVLAVTFTARAAGELRTRLRALGLGGDATAVQARTFHAAALRQLRYFWPQIIGDVPWRLIDSKFPIVSQAAHRVGLSTATESVRDLAGEIEWAKASLVAPEDYAATAGRLRRDTPYEAGKVADVYAGYEQAKNTADGLLLDFDDLLLHTAAALEDYVSVAEEFRGRYRCFVVDEYQDVTPLQQRVLDAWLGDRDDLTVVGDANQTIYSFTGATPNHLLEFSRRFPDATVVRLERDYRSTPQVVSLANRVIGAARGRIAGTRLQLIGERPDGPDPAFAEHDDEPAEALAVAKSIARLLGQGVSAGEIAVLYRINAQSEVYEQALTEAGIPYQVRGGEGFFQRTEVRQAVQALRRTAARDDLPDARGADLVSLVRAALARLGLTATEPSGAQARERWTSLVALVQLTEELTGHDPDLPLGGLLREFATRAEARHPPTVQGVTLASLHAAKGLEWDAVFLVGLADGTLPIGHVLGDDGTVADDAALEEERRLLYVGVTRAREHLRLSWSLSRGAGGRKTRRRSRFLNDLVPEDSPASRIARATGDRRTRKHPSCRICGRPLLGTKSTMLGRCSRCPAEIDQGLLAALQEWRQEKADELSVPHFVVFSDTTLTAIAEQLPTDDRALVAIPGIGAKKLGEFGADVLAIVRSRVGAQDPKSAGEK; encoded by the coding sequence ATGGAGCCCGTGCCCGCATCGACCACCCCACCCGCGCTGCGGCTCGACGGACTCGATCCCGAGCAGGCCGCCGCCGTCACGGCGCCGCGCGGGCCGGTCTGCGTGCTGGCGGGCGCGGGCACGGGCAAGACCCGCACCATCACCCACCGCATCGCGCACCTGGTGTCGGCGGGCCACGTCCGCGCCGATCAGGTCCTGGCCGTGACGTTCACCGCCCGCGCCGCCGGGGAGTTGCGTACCCGCCTGCGGGCGCTGGGCCTGGGCGGCGACGCGACGGCGGTGCAGGCCCGCACCTTCCACGCGGCCGCCCTGCGGCAGCTGCGCTACTTCTGGCCGCAGATCATCGGTGACGTGCCGTGGCGGCTCATCGACAGCAAGTTCCCGATCGTGTCGCAGGCCGCGCACCGGGTCGGCCTGTCGACGGCCACCGAGAGCGTGCGCGATCTCGCCGGCGAGATCGAATGGGCCAAGGCGTCGCTGGTCGCCCCGGAGGATTACGCCGCCACCGCCGGGCGCCTGCGCCGCGACACCCCGTACGAGGCGGGCAAGGTCGCCGATGTCTATGCCGGCTACGAGCAGGCGAAGAACACGGCAGACGGCCTGCTCCTCGACTTCGACGATCTGCTGCTGCACACCGCGGCCGCGCTGGAGGACTACGTCTCGGTCGCCGAGGAGTTCCGGGGCCGCTACCGCTGCTTCGTGGTCGACGAATACCAGGACGTCACCCCGCTGCAGCAGCGCGTGCTCGACGCCTGGCTGGGCGATCGCGACGATCTGACCGTCGTCGGCGACGCCAACCAGACCATCTACTCCTTCACCGGCGCCACCCCGAACCATCTGCTGGAGTTCTCCCGCCGCTTCCCCGACGCCACGGTGGTCCGGCTGGAGCGCGACTACCGCTCCACCCCGCAGGTGGTCTCGCTGGCCAACCGGGTGATCGGCGCGGCCCGCGGCCGCATCGCCGGCACCCGCCTGCAGCTGATCGGCGAGCGCCCCGACGGCCCCGATCCGGCCTTCGCCGAACACGACGACGAGCCGGCCGAGGCCCTCGCGGTCGCCAAGTCCATTGCCCGCCTGCTCGGCCAGGGCGTCTCCGCCGGTGAGATCGCCGTGCTGTACCGGATCAACGCGCAGTCGGAGGTGTACGAGCAGGCGCTCACCGAGGCGGGCATCCCGTATCAGGTGCGCGGCGGCGAGGGTTTCTTCCAGCGCACCGAGGTCCGCCAGGCGGTCCAGGCGCTGCGCCGCACCGCCGCCCGCGACGATCTTCCCGACGCCCGCGGCGCCGACCTGGTCAGCCTGGTCCGCGCGGCGCTGGCCCGGCTGGGCCTGACGGCCACCGAGCCCAGCGGCGCCCAGGCCCGGGAGCGCTGGACGTCGCTGGTCGCGCTGGTGCAGCTGACCGAGGAACTGACCGGCCACGACCCCGACCTGCCCTTGGGCGGCCTGTTGCGCGAGTTTGCCACCCGCGCCGAGGCCCGCCACCCCCCGACAGTGCAGGGCGTGACGCTGGCCTCGCTGCACGCCGCGAAGGGGCTGGAGTGGGACGCGGTGTTCCTGGTCGGCCTCGCCGACGGCACCCTGCCGATCGGGCACGTGCTCGGCGACGACGGCACGGTCGCCGACGACGCCGCGCTGGAGGAGGAGCGCCGGCTGCTCTACGTCGGCGTCACCCGCGCCCGGGAACATCTGCGGTTGTCCTGGTCGCTGTCGCGCGGTGCCGGCGGCCGGAAGACGCGGCGGCGCAGCCGATTCCTCAACGATCTGGTGCCGGAGGATTCCCCGGCCTCGCGCATCGCCCGGGCCACGGGCGACAGGCGCACCCGCAAGCATCCGTCCTGCCGCATCTGCGGCCGCCCGCTGCTGGGTACCAAGTCCACCATGCTCGGCCGCTGTTCCCGCTGCCCGGCCGAGATCGACCAGGGCCTGCTGGCCGCGCTGCAGGAGTGGCGGCAGGAGAAGGCCGACGAGCTGTCGGTCCCGCACTTCGTGGTGTTCAGCGACACCACGCTGACCGCGATCGCCGAACAGCTGCCGACCGACGACCGCGCGCTGGTCGCCATCCCCGGCATCGGCGCCAAGAAGCTCGGCGAGTTCGGTGCCGACGTACTAGCGATAGTCCGCTCGCGCGTCGGCGCACAAGACCCTAAAAGTGCAGGTGAAAAATAG
- a CDS encoding MarR family winged helix-turn-helix transcriptional regulator has protein sequence MRHRLRTEFGHADESPGLLLWQVTNRWQAAQRAALAPFDLTHVQFVLLASLTWLADAAGAPVMQRDIAAHAATDPMMTSQVLRTLERKGLVERHDHPHDRRAKSLLPTETGVALADRAIVAVEACDREFFGPLGERAARFAEALRGLRDREGS, from the coding sequence GTGAGGCATCGACTGCGCACCGAATTCGGGCACGCCGACGAGAGTCCCGGCCTGCTGCTGTGGCAGGTGACCAATCGGTGGCAGGCGGCCCAGCGCGCGGCGCTCGCCCCCTTCGATCTCACCCATGTGCAGTTCGTCCTGCTGGCCTCGCTCACCTGGCTCGCCGATGCCGCCGGTGCGCCGGTGATGCAGCGCGACATCGCCGCCCACGCCGCCACCGACCCGATGATGACGTCCCAGGTGTTGCGCACCCTCGAGCGCAAGGGTCTGGTGGAACGCCACGACCACCCGCACGACCGGCGGGCGAAGTCGCTGCTCCCGACGGAAACCGGTGTGGCGCTGGCGGATCGGGCCATCGTCGCGGTGGAGGCCTGCGACCGCGAGTTCTTCGGACCGCTGGGGGAGCGGGCTGCGCGATTCGCGGAAGCGCTGCGCGGCCTGCGCGACCGCGAAGGCTCGTGA
- a CDS encoding EVE domain-containing protein, whose translation MTSSSSPSAGTRYWLGVVSREHVRRGVDLGIAQANHGERAPVERMRPGDGLVYYSPRTGMREGAPVQAFTALGAIADRPAWQAEEQDGCFRPWRRAVSYEPAAQEVPIDALRGELDLTAVPHWGVVLRRGLVELSAHDFAVISRAMVGA comes from the coding sequence ATGACCTCCTCGTCTTCCCCATCGGCGGGCACCCGGTACTGGCTCGGCGTGGTCTCCCGCGAGCACGTCCGGCGCGGCGTCGACCTCGGCATCGCGCAGGCGAACCACGGCGAGCGTGCCCCCGTGGAGCGGATGCGCCCCGGCGACGGGCTGGTGTACTACTCGCCGCGCACCGGCATGCGCGAGGGTGCGCCGGTGCAGGCGTTCACCGCCCTCGGCGCCATTGCCGATCGGCCCGCCTGGCAGGCCGAGGAGCAGGACGGGTGCTTTCGTCCCTGGCGGCGCGCGGTCAGCTATGAGCCTGCGGCACAGGAGGTCCCGATCGACGCGCTGCGGGGCGAACTCGATCTCACCGCCGTGCCCCACTGGGGCGTGGTGCTGCGGCGCGGGCTGGTCGAGCTGAGCGCCCACGATTTCGCCGTGATCTCGCGGGCCATGGTCGGCGCGTGA
- a CDS encoding mycoredoxin: protein MYSTTWCGYCRRLKKQLDEAGITYTEVDIEQDPAAAEFVGSVNAGNHVVPTVKYADGSTATNPTLVQVKQALAAIA, encoded by the coding sequence ATGTATTCGACGACCTGGTGTGGCTACTGCCGCCGCCTCAAGAAGCAGCTCGACGAGGCGGGCATCACCTACACCGAGGTCGACATCGAACAGGATCCCGCGGCCGCCGAATTCGTCGGCAGCGTCAACGCCGGCAACCACGTGGTGCCGACCGTGAAGTACGCCGACGGCTCCACCGCCACGAATCCGACCCTGGTCCAGGTGAAGCAGGCGCTGGCGGCCATCGCCTGA
- the nudC gene encoding NAD(+) diphosphatase — protein MPDFQLNDVPLLSRSALDRAEHLRSDEQALKEGWPGARVLRMNRRGQVRVEDGSILLEPATTLAQEPVDEAVFVGVEAGRHLWALRDNDLDGELMDLRAVGGALHLDDITLGVLSTALALLNWHDRAGYSAADGTPTAPANGGWMRISESGHEEFPRIDPAVICLVHDGGDRVLLARQHSWPPKMFSLLAGFVEAGESLERCVQREIGEEVGVGVRDIRYLGSQPWPLPRSLMLGFAALADPEQPLVFSDGEIVEAYWFTRAEVRQALAAGAWGAPTGLSPDAEQQKLFLPGSISIARSIIESWAAE, from the coding sequence GTGCCGGATTTTCAGCTGAACGACGTTCCACTTCTCTCGCGTTCCGCGCTCGACCGGGCCGAGCACCTGCGCTCGGACGAGCAGGCGTTGAAGGAGGGCTGGCCCGGCGCGCGCGTGCTGCGAATGAACCGGCGCGGTCAGGTCCGCGTGGAAGACGGCTCGATTCTGCTGGAACCGGCGACGACGCTGGCGCAGGAGCCGGTCGACGAGGCGGTGTTCGTCGGTGTCGAGGCGGGCCGCCACCTGTGGGCCCTGCGCGACAACGATCTCGACGGCGAACTGATGGACCTGCGGGCGGTCGGCGGCGCGCTGCACCTCGACGACATCACCCTGGGTGTCCTGTCCACCGCCCTCGCGCTGCTGAACTGGCACGACCGCGCCGGATACAGCGCCGCCGACGGCACCCCGACCGCACCCGCCAACGGCGGCTGGATGCGGATCAGCGAGTCCGGGCACGAGGAGTTCCCGCGGATCGATCCGGCGGTGATCTGCCTGGTGCACGACGGCGGCGACCGCGTGCTGCTGGCCCGCCAGCACAGCTGGCCGCCGAAGATGTTCTCGCTGCTGGCCGGGTTCGTCGAGGCGGGCGAGTCGCTGGAGCGCTGCGTGCAGCGCGAGATCGGCGAGGAGGTCGGCGTCGGCGTGCGCGACATCCGCTACCTGGGCAGTCAGCCCTGGCCGTTGCCGCGCTCGCTGATGCTCGGCTTCGCCGCGCTCGCCGACCCGGAGCAGCCGCTGGTCTTCTCCGACGGCGAGATCGTCGAGGCATACTGGTTCACCCGCGCCGAGGTGCGGCAGGCGCTGGCCGCGGGTGCGTGGGGCGCGCCGACCGGGCTCTCGCCGGACGCCGAACAGCAGAAACTGTTCCTGCCGGGGTCGATCTCGATCGCCCGCAGCATCATCGAGAGCTGGGCGGCGGAGTAG
- a CDS encoding TrkA family potassium uptake protein: MITVFDEQRRGLRRLTDRPDYALVGVLRIPEIQSSPWVSLTRRVAFAFGLLVTATLVVYFGRSGYNDNSGGELSLLDAAYYSTVSLSTTGYGDITPFTPSARLINIVVITPLRVLFLIVLVGTTLQVLTERSRQAFKIQRWRHRVRNHTVVVGYGTKGRTAVDAMLGDGVAPGEIVVVDTDPVALERAAAAGLVTVHGSASQSDVLRLAGTQNAASVVVAANRDDTAVLVALTARELNPKAKIVAAIREAENVHLLRQSGADSVVVSSETAGRLLGIATTTPKVVDMVEDLLTPEAGFAIAERDVEQDEVGGSPRHLRDIVLAVVRGGELIRVDEPEVDALDSGDRLLYVRRAQK, from the coding sequence GTGATTACCGTGTTCGATGAGCAGCGGCGTGGCCTGCGCCGACTCACCGATCGCCCGGACTACGCCCTCGTCGGCGTGCTGCGCATTCCGGAAATCCAATCCAGCCCTTGGGTTTCCCTGACGCGCCGGGTGGCGTTCGCGTTCGGATTGCTGGTAACCGCGACGCTGGTGGTGTATTTCGGCCGCTCCGGATACAACGACAACAGCGGCGGCGAGCTGTCGCTGCTGGATGCGGCGTATTATTCGACGGTGTCGCTGTCGACCACCGGCTACGGCGACATCACTCCTTTCACCCCGTCGGCCCGGCTGATCAATATCGTCGTCATCACGCCGCTCCGGGTCCTGTTCCTGATCGTCCTGGTCGGGACCACCCTGCAGGTGCTGACCGAACGGTCCCGGCAGGCGTTCAAGATTCAGCGATGGAGGCACAGGGTGCGCAATCACACCGTGGTGGTCGGGTACGGGACGAAGGGCCGCACCGCCGTCGACGCGATGCTGGGCGACGGCGTGGCGCCCGGCGAGATCGTCGTCGTGGACACCGATCCGGTGGCACTGGAGCGCGCGGCCGCCGCGGGCCTGGTGACCGTGCACGGCTCGGCGAGCCAGTCCGATGTGCTCCGGCTGGCCGGTACCCAGAACGCGGCGTCGGTGGTGGTGGCGGCCAATCGCGACGACACCGCGGTGCTGGTCGCGCTGACGGCCCGCGAGCTGAACCCGAAGGCCAAGATCGTCGCCGCGATCCGGGAGGCGGAGAACGTCCACCTGCTGCGTCAGTCGGGCGCCGATTCGGTGGTGGTGTCGTCGGAGACGGCGGGGCGTCTGCTCGGCATCGCCACCACCACCCCGAAGGTGGTCGACATGGTCGAGGATCTGCTCACTCCGGAGGCGGGCTTCGCGATAGCCGAGCGCGACGTGGAGCAGGACGAGGTGGGCGGTTCCCCGCGGCACCTGCGCGACATCGTGCTGGCCGTGGTCCGCGGCGGCGAGCTGATCCGCGTCGACGAGCCCGAGGTGGACGCCCTCGATTCGGGCGATCGCCTGCTCTACGTCCGCCGCGCGCAGAAGTAG
- a CDS encoding membrane protein has translation MTDSAARPRRAQLMAAALFGMGTLHFVIPKPFDSIVPRVLPGSARTYTYLSGVAELGVATTLALPSTRRFGGLLAVLLFVAVYPANVQMAVDSVRNPQAPFALKAVSVLRLPLQIPMMAQAWKIRREAA, from the coding sequence ATGACCGATTCCGCTGCCCGGCCACGGCGCGCACAGCTCATGGCTGCCGCGTTGTTCGGAATGGGCACGCTGCATTTCGTGATACCGAAGCCGTTCGATTCGATCGTGCCGCGTGTGCTGCCCGGGTCGGCACGCACCTACACCTACCTGTCGGGGGTCGCGGAGCTCGGCGTGGCGACCACGTTGGCGCTGCCCAGCACCCGGCGGTTCGGCGGGCTGCTGGCGGTGCTGCTGTTCGTGGCCGTATATCCGGCGAACGTTCAGATGGCGGTGGACAGCGTCCGAAATCCCCAGGCGCCGTTCGCGTTGAAGGCCGTCTCGGTGCTGCGGCTGCCGCTGCAGATCCCGATGATGGCGCAGGCGTGGAAGATTCGTCGCGAGGCGGCCTGA